From the genome of Strigops habroptila isolate Jane chromosome 17, bStrHab1.2.pri, whole genome shotgun sequence, one region includes:
- the THY1 gene encoding thy-1 membrane glycoprotein, with translation MNPTVGIAVILTVLQAAHCQMIKDLSACLLGQSLRVDCRYENKTSNPLTYEFSITKDNRKHVIHSTISVSENIYRSRANVTMHKNLVCLYLQSFTTSDEGVYMCELKATNDYTGNQIKNITVIKDKLEKCAGFSLLIQNTSWLLLLLLSLPLLQAVDFVSL, from the exons ATGAACCCCACTGTCGGCATCGCTGTCATCCTGACAG TCCTCCAGGCTGCCCACTGCCAGATGATCAAGGACCTGAGTGCCTGCCTGCTGGGCCAGAGCCTCCGGGTAGACTGCCGCTAtgagaacaaaaccagcaaccCCCTGACCTACGAGTTCAGCATCACCAAGGACAACAGGAAGCACGTCATCCACAGCACCATCAGCGTCTCTGAGAACATCTACCGGAGCCGAGCCAACGTCACCATGCACAAGAACCTGGTGTGCCTCTACCTGCAGAGCTTCACCACCAGCGATGAGGGTGTCTACATGTGTGAGCTGAAGGCCACCAACGACTACACCGGGAACCAGATAAAGAACATCACTGTCATCAAAG ACAAACTGGAGAAGTGCGCCGGCTTCAGCCTCTTGATCCAGAACACTTCgtggctcctgctgcttctcctttccctgcctctcctGCAAGCCGTGGACTTCGTGTCcctgtga
- the USP2 gene encoding ubiquitin carboxyl-terminal hydrolase 2 isoform X2 → MRDSYTVTLPEEPPALPDLHKDLRPRTSMPGSLLVSTFVGLVLNKTKSSKVVQGLTGLRNLGNTCFMNSILQCLSNTKELRDYCLQNQYLRDLNNNSRMRTALMSEFAKLLQLLWTSSPNESVSPSEFKIQIQRYAPRFVGYNQQDAQEFLRFLLDGLHSEVNRVLVRPRASTDTLDHLPDDEKSRQMWRRYQEREDSRISDLFVGQLKSSLTCSECGYCSTAFDPFWDLSLPIPKKSYGEVTLMDCLRLFTKEDVLDGDEKPTCCRCKARTRCTKKFSIQKFPKILVLHLKRFSEARIRTSKLTTFINFQLKDLDLREFASQSCNHAVYNLYAVSNHSGTTMGGHYTAYCKSPISSEWHSFNDSRVTPMSSSHIRSSDAYLLFYELASPSSRM, encoded by the exons ATGAGGGACTCGTACACGGTGACGCTGCCCGAGGAGCCCCCCGCGCTCCCCGACCTTCACAAGGACCTGCGGCCCCGCACCTCCATGCCAGGGTCCCTGCTGGTCTCTACCTTCGTCGGGCTCGTCCTCAACAAGACCAAG agctccaAGGTGGTGCAGGGGCTGACTGGCCTGCGAAACCTGGGCAATACG TGCTTCATGAACTCCATCCTGCAGTGCCTGAGCAACACCAAGGAGCTGCGGGATTACTGCCTGCAGAACCAGTACCTGCGGGACCTCAACAACAACAGCCGCATGCGCACCGCGCTCATGTCAG AGTTTGCAaagctgcttcagctgctctggACCTCGTCCCCCAACGAGAGCGTGAGCCCCTCCGAGTTCAAGATCCAGATCCAGAGATATGCCCCCCGCTTTGTCGGCTACAA CCAGCAGGACGCACAGGAGTTCCTGCGGTTCCTCCTTGATGGACTGCACAGCGAGGTGAACCGTGTGCTGGTGCGGCCACGGGCAAGCACGGACACCCTGGACCACCTCCC TGATGATGAGAAGAGCCGCCAGATGTGGAGGAGGTACCAGGAGAGGGAGGACAGCCGCATCAGCg ACCTCTTCGTTGGGCAGCTGAAGAGTTCACTGACGTGCAGCGAGTGCGGCTACTGCTCCACAGCCTTCGATCCCTTCTGGGACCTATCCCTGCCCATCCCCAAG AAAAGCTACGGGGAGGTGACCCTCATGGACTGCCTACGGCTCTTCACCAAAGAGGATGTGCTGGATGGGGATGAGAAACCG ACGTGTTGTCGCTGCAAAGCCAGGACAAGGTGCACAAAGAAATTCAGCATCCAGAAGTTCCCCAAGATCCTGGTGCTCC ACCTGAAGCGCTTCTCAGAGGCCAGAATACGAACCAGCAAGCTCACAACCTTCATCAACTTCCAGCTGAAGGACCTGGACCTCCGGGAGTTCGCCTCGCAGAGCTGCA ACCACGCCGTTTACAACCTCTATGCCGTCTCCAACCACTCGGGCACCACCATGGGGGGACACTACACTGCCTATTGCAAGAGCCCCATCTCCAGCGAGTGGCACAGTTTCAATGACTCACG TGTTACCCCGATGTCATCCAGCCACATCCGCAGCAGCGATGCCTACCTGCTCTTCTACGAACTGGCCAGCCCGTCCTCCCGCATGTAG
- the MFRP gene encoding membrane frizzled-related protein yields the protein MKDFTEIVLFPEALDHCKTEFCNPVFEGEEPRPAPRAECPLDEDGTSPTSPRDGLGQQLWGQAGWRFRADFKFTWLCVALMSAVLIFLIALLLGIVIHQLTSPQPPSATALPAHGAAATTAAPTRRDPQAPQTAATPTQSWLRTAGTAAPACGGTLRGPEGSFSSPNYPSPYPPDALCIWRIEVSPGLAIQLKMETFSVEGTASCLFDRVELYEEQGAGSTDPAPARGGPSRFCGNVAPPTFNTNSNQLRVTFVSDSSVGAPGFSARYRAVAPNEKTCAWDEHLCDEGLCLHLGFICDGFHDCTDKSDEANCSLRHNECGGPLTALEGHFSTPSHPQPYPHQQLCLWQISVPVGHVIDLHFHNFSLETHEDCSFDFVEVHDSAGTGAASLMGRFCGHQLPPILTSSRHVMTVLFVADEGVADDGFFATYQARNATEKTCSPTEFSCGNGECRALESVCDGWHDCPDGTDELNCTGVSYPAFGSVCEPVEVEMCLGLGYNATSFPNIWLAIPDQQGAAEVLQDYQTLMELACYQHLRLLICSLFVPKCTPDGGVLQPCRAVCLAAELRCQQSLGLLGILWPINCNILPDSNDPIECFQP from the exons ATGAAGGACTTCACCGAAATCGTGCTTTTCCCAGAGGCTCTGGACCACTGCAAG ACCGAGTTCTGCAACCCTGTCTTTGAGGGCGAGGAGCCCCGGCCAGCACCAAGGGCTGAGTGCCCACTGGATGAGGATGGGACCAGCCCCACATCACCGCGGGACGGCCTCG gccagcagctctgggggcaGGCAGGCTGGCGGTTCCGTGCCGACTTCAAGTTCACCTGGCTCTGCGTGGCTCTGATGAGCGCAGTCCTCATCTTCCTCATCGCCCTCCTGCTGGGCATCGTTATCCACC AGCTGACATCCCCGCAGCCACCCAGCGCCACAGCCCTGCCCGCCCATGGAGCCGCCGCCACCACCGCAGCACCCACCCGAAGGGACCCCCAGGCCCCCCAAACTGCTGCCACCCCAACCCAGAGCTGGCTGCGCACCGCCGGCACCGCAGCACCGG CCTGCGGTGGGACCCTGCGGGGCCCCGAGGGCTCCTTCAGCTCTCCCAACTACCCCAGCCCGTACCCCCCTGATGCACTCTGCATCTGGCGCATCGAGGTGAGCCCCGGCCTCGCCATCCAGCTGAAGATGGAGACATTCAGTGTGGAGGGCACTGCCTCCTGCCTCTTTGACCGTGTGGAGCTCTATGAAGAGCAGGGTGCCGGCAGCACGGACCCTGCCCCAGCTCGGGGGGGTCCGAGCAG GTTTTGTGGCAACGTGGCGCCCCCGACCTTCAACACCAACTCCAACCAGCTGCGTGTCACCTTCGTCTCCGACAGCAGTGTGGGTGCCCCAGGCTTCAGTGCCCGTTACCGTGCTGTGGCCCCCAATGAGA AGACCTGTGCCTGGGATGAGCACTTGTGTGACGAGGGGCTGTGCCTTCACTTGGGGTTCATCTGCGATGGCTTCCACGACTGCACAGACAAGAGCGATGAGGCCAACTGCAGCCTCAGACACAACG AGTGCGGGGGGCCACTAACTGCCTTGGAGGGGCACTTCTCCACCCCAAGCCATCCCCAGCCATACCCGCACCAGCAG ctgtgcctctgGCAGATCTCGGTGCCCGTGGGGCACGTCATCGACCTGCACTTCCACAACTTCAGCCTGGAGACGCATGAGGACTGCAGCTTCGACTTCGTGGAGGTGCACGACAGCGCCGGCACAGGGGCTGCCAGCCTCATGGGCAG GTTCTGTGGCCACCAGCTGCCACCCATCCTGACCTCCTCACGCCATGTCATGACCGTCCTCTTTGTGGCAGACGAGGGAGTAGCAGACGATGGGTTCTTCGCCACCTACCAAGCCCGCAATGCCACAGAGA AGACCTGCAGCCCCACAGAGTTCTCCTGTGGGAATGGCGAGTGCCGGGCACTGGAATCTGTATGTGATGGTTGGCACGACTGCCCCGATGGCACCGATGAGCTGAACTGCACTGGGGTCTCCTACCCGGCCTTTG GGTCTGTCTGTGAGCCTGTGGAAGTGGAGATGTGCCTGGGGCTGGGTTACAACGCCACCTCCTTTCCCAACATCTGGCTGGCCATCCCAGACCAGCAGGGAGCCGCCGAGGTGCTCCAGGACTATCAG ACACTGATGGAGCTCGCCTGCTACCAGCACCTCCGGCTCCTCATCTGCAGCCTCTTCGTGCCCAAGTGCACCCCGGATGGGGGTGTCCTGCAGCCCTGCCGAGCCGTGTGCCTGGCTGCCGAGCTGCGGTGCCAGCAGTCCCTCGGCCTCCTCGGCATCCTCTGGCCCATCAACTGCAACATCCTGCCCGACTCCAATGACCCCATAGAGTGCTTCCAGCCCTGA
- the USP2 gene encoding ubiquitin carboxyl-terminal hydrolase 2 isoform X1: protein MSQLSSTLKRYVDSSRYAETTYSKVPSGYSSYTSYGSTLSTSYAGSDKIGFKSSYLPSPRYHHMGLSPTSGYDSNRLPLYPDSSIRLSSTYIRTQPRPPGAGLNGGACYAFTGAPSSPPGYLPPPASLSRRKSISHSDLAREFSGLHASDSAYANTSAQGQQELSALQGLYQAAARSDYVRNYVESYGRKNGPSSFPMGPLSPSQTLPPSGTRGTTQSCERSDDGYCDVSPRNTVSSKVVQGLTGLRNLGNTCFMNSILQCLSNTKELRDYCLQNQYLRDLNNNSRMRTALMSEFAKLLQLLWTSSPNESVSPSEFKIQIQRYAPRFVGYNQQDAQEFLRFLLDGLHSEVNRVLVRPRASTDTLDHLPDDEKSRQMWRRYQEREDSRISDLFVGQLKSSLTCSECGYCSTAFDPFWDLSLPIPKKSYGEVTLMDCLRLFTKEDVLDGDEKPTCCRCKARTRCTKKFSIQKFPKILVLHLKRFSEARIRTSKLTTFINFQLKDLDLREFASQSCNHAVYNLYAVSNHSGTTMGGHYTAYCKSPISSEWHSFNDSRVTPMSSSHIRSSDAYLLFYELASPSSRM, encoded by the exons ATGTCCCAGCTCTCCTCCACCCTGAAGCGGTACGTTGACTCATCCCGCTATGCTGAGACCACCTACAGCAAGGTGCCCAGCGGCTACAGCTCCTACACCTCCTATGGATCCACCTTGTCCACATCCTACGCAGGCAGTGACAAAATCGGCTTCAAAAGCAGCTACCTGCCCTCCCCCCGCTACCACCATATGGGGCTGTCCCCAACCAGCGGCTATGACAGCAACCGGCTGCCCCTGTACCCCGACTCCAGCATCCGTCTGAGCTCCACGTACATCCGCACCCAGCCCCGGCCACCGGGCGCTGGGCTGAACGGGGGTGCCTGCTACGCCTTCACGGGAGCCCCCAGCAGTCCCCCAGGCTACCTGCCCCCCCCAGCATCTCTCAGCCGTCGCAAATCCATCAGCCACTCAGACCTGGCACGGGAGTTCTCTGGGCTGCACGCCTCGGACAGTGCCTATGCAAACACCAGCGCGCAGGGACAGCAAGAACTCAGCGCCCTGCAAGGTCTCTACCAGGCTGCTGCGCGCTCCGACTACGTCCGCAACTACGTGGAGAGCTACGGGAGGAAGAACGGCCCCAGCAGCTTCCCCATGGGCCCCCTCAGCCCCTCACAGACCCTGCCACCCTCAGGCACCCGCGGCACCACTCAGTCCTGCGAGAGGAGTGATGATGGGTACTGCGACGTGTCCCCACGGAACACCGTG agctccaAGGTGGTGCAGGGGCTGACTGGCCTGCGAAACCTGGGCAATACG TGCTTCATGAACTCCATCCTGCAGTGCCTGAGCAACACCAAGGAGCTGCGGGATTACTGCCTGCAGAACCAGTACCTGCGGGACCTCAACAACAACAGCCGCATGCGCACCGCGCTCATGTCAG AGTTTGCAaagctgcttcagctgctctggACCTCGTCCCCCAACGAGAGCGTGAGCCCCTCCGAGTTCAAGATCCAGATCCAGAGATATGCCCCCCGCTTTGTCGGCTACAA CCAGCAGGACGCACAGGAGTTCCTGCGGTTCCTCCTTGATGGACTGCACAGCGAGGTGAACCGTGTGCTGGTGCGGCCACGGGCAAGCACGGACACCCTGGACCACCTCCC TGATGATGAGAAGAGCCGCCAGATGTGGAGGAGGTACCAGGAGAGGGAGGACAGCCGCATCAGCg ACCTCTTCGTTGGGCAGCTGAAGAGTTCACTGACGTGCAGCGAGTGCGGCTACTGCTCCACAGCCTTCGATCCCTTCTGGGACCTATCCCTGCCCATCCCCAAG AAAAGCTACGGGGAGGTGACCCTCATGGACTGCCTACGGCTCTTCACCAAAGAGGATGTGCTGGATGGGGATGAGAAACCG ACGTGTTGTCGCTGCAAAGCCAGGACAAGGTGCACAAAGAAATTCAGCATCCAGAAGTTCCCCAAGATCCTGGTGCTCC ACCTGAAGCGCTTCTCAGAGGCCAGAATACGAACCAGCAAGCTCACAACCTTCATCAACTTCCAGCTGAAGGACCTGGACCTCCGGGAGTTCGCCTCGCAGAGCTGCA ACCACGCCGTTTACAACCTCTATGCCGTCTCCAACCACTCGGGCACCACCATGGGGGGACACTACACTGCCTATTGCAAGAGCCCCATCTCCAGCGAGTGGCACAGTTTCAATGACTCACG TGTTACCCCGATGTCATCCAGCCACATCCGCAGCAGCGATGCCTACCTGCTCTTCTACGAACTGGCCAGCCCGTCCTCCCGCATGTAG
- the C1QTNF5 gene encoding complement C1q tumor necrosis factor-related protein 5 gives MKPLFLPFLLGLISSSLQIEDNKIPGLCSGQPGIPGTPGLHGGQGLPGRDGRDGRDGAMGMPGEKGEMGPPGVPGPRGDVGSPGMDGMHGEKGAQGECAVAPRSAFSAKRSESRSPPLADQPIRFDVVLINEQGHYDPATGKFTCEVPGLYYFAVHATVYRASLQFDIMKNGQSIASFFQYYGNWPKPTSLSGGALVRLEPEDEVWVQVGVGDYIGFYASVKTDSTFTGFLVYSYWQNSAVFA, from the exons ATGAAGCcgctcttcctccccttcctcctggGGCTCATCTCCAGCTCCTTGCAGATTGAAGACAACAAGATCCctgggctgtgctcagggcAGCCAGGCATCCCGGGGACCCCGGGCCTGCACGGGGGCCAGGGTCTGCCAGGCAGAGACGGACGAGATGGCCGGGACGGGGCGATGGGGATGCCAGGGGAGAAGGGCGAGATGGGCCCTCCTG GAGTGCCTGGTCCCCGCGGGGACGTGGGCAGCCCCGGCATGGATGGGATGCACGGCGAGAAGGGGGCGCAGGGCGAATGCGCAGTGGCCCCTCGCTCAGCCTTCAGCGCCAAGCGCTCTGAGTCACGCAGCCCTCCGCTGGCGGACCAGCCCATCCGCTTCGACGTGGTGCTCATCAACGAGCAGGGCCACTACGACCCCGCCACGGGCAAGTTCACCTGCGAGGTGCCCGGACTCTACTACTTCGCCGTCCATGCCACTGTCTACCGCGCCAGCCTCCAGTTTGATATCATGAAGAACGGCCAGTCCATCGCCTCCTTCTTCCAGTACTACGGGAACTGGCCCAAGCCCACCTCACTCTCTGGGGGTGCCTTAGTCCGCCTGGAGCCTGAGGATGAGGTGTGGGTGCAGGTTGGTGTTGGGGACTACATCGGCTTCTACGCCAGCGTCAAGACGGACAGCACCTTCACCGGCTTCCTCGTCTACTCCTATTGGCAAAACTCCGCTGTTTTTGCCTGA